From Verrucomicrobiales bacterium:
TTGCGAAGGGCCTCGTATCCGCCGTGGCGGAGGTAGCAGTCCATGTCGGGCGTGTAGCCCGACTGATCGGCCTGCTTCAGAATTAATCGATATTCTTGCGGCATACTGCGGCTTGACTCTCGGTTCAAAAACTTTAGCTTCTACCCCAGCTACTGCCCGATGGTGTAACGGTAGCACAGCAGACTCTGAATCTGCTTGTCATGGTTCAAATCCATGTCGGGCAGCCAACTCTTCTTCTCAGTCCCTACTTCGGTGATCGTCGCCACGCTGAGTTTCCCCAAACCTTGCCCACTCCCGGATCCGTTCGAGGCTGGGCCCACCGTGCAGGATGATGCGTGGCGTTTGGTTCTCATGAGCATTGAGCCACGATGGAGTCAGCCTTTTCGGTGGTCACGCCTTCGTAGAACTGCTCGTTGCACATCATCACCGGCGCGGTCCCGCAGCTGGCGAGACATTCGACGAACTCCACTGAAAACTTGCCGTCGGCCGTGGTCTGCAGCCCATGCTTTTTTGGATCGAGCCCGAACTTGGTGCAAAAATGATGATACAGCTGGTGCGAGCCCCCCAGCGCACAGCTCAAGGTGCGACAGACCTTCAGCTGATGTTTTCCTGCCGGCTCCTGACGGAACATCGGATAGAATGTCACCAACTCCCAAACGTTGATCGGCTGCAGACCGAGCTTCTGGGCGGTCCACTCGACCGCGTCCTTGGAGATGAATCCGAAGTGCTCCTGCAACGCGTGCAGGAACATCAGGGAGGCGCTCCGCTTCTGCGGATAGTGCGTGATGAGCTCGTCCAGCTCGGCTTCCAATGCAGGTGGGACGGAAAAAGTCAT
This genomic window contains:
- a CDS encoding NAD(P)H-dependent oxidoreductase subunit E — encoded protein: MTFSVPPALEAELDELITHYPQKRSASLMFLHALQEHFGFISKDAVEWTAQKLGLQPINVWELVTFYPMFRQEPAGKHQLKVCRTLSCALGGSHQLYHHFCTKFGLDPKKHGLQTTADGKFSVEFVECLASCGTAPVMMCNEQFYEGVTTEKADSIVAQCS